A genomic window from Salvia miltiorrhiza cultivar Shanhuang (shh) chromosome 5, IMPLAD_Smil_shh, whole genome shotgun sequence includes:
- the LOC131024863 gene encoding enhancer of rudimentary homolog has product MSNRHTIILMQTSQYRATRTFMDYDSISQAMDGICGLYERKLKELNPAIRNITYDISDLYNFIDGLADLSALVYDHSIQAYLPYDRQWIKQKTLQHLKKLAQ; this is encoded by the exons ATG TCTAATAGGCATACTATTATTCTGATGCAAACATCCCAATACAGAGCAACCCGCACGTTCATGGACTATGACTCAATCAGCCAAGCAATGGATG GAATATGTGGGCTATATGAACGAAAACTGAAAGAGCTAAATCCAGCCATAAGAAACATCACATATGATATCTCAGATCTGTACAATTTCATTGACGGCCTTGCTGATTTGAGTGCATTAGT CTACGACCACTCAATTCAGGCTTACCTTCCATACGATCGACAATGGATCAAGCAGAAAACGTTGCAGCACTTGAAGAAATTGGCTCAGTGA